Sequence from the Pirellulales bacterium genome:
GTCGTCGCTGCTAAGACATCCGCGCAATCCTCATGACCCATTGTCACTGCGATCATGCCGGCAGCCTGGCCGCCCTCCAAGCCGGCGCAAACGCGACGACGACGACGGTTGCATGCGTCAACTTGGTCCCACTGATGATCGGCGCCCGAGGGCGCGACGACGTCCGAGACTTCTACGCGACACATTTCGTTTCACAGTTGCTGCCCGACGTCAAGGTAGTTAACGTTTCGCGCGCGATCGACGAAGGAGGAGTCGTCGATGAGGTGAACCAGACGCAACCGATGAACGATCTCATGCACCTCGCATCGAACAGAACCCCATAAAACTCAGGTCGGTGCGGTTGCTGCTGACGAACCTTCCGATATGCCCGCTGGCGACCGCCATGGTATGGTGGAAGACAAATGGAGTAACATATGGCAAATCGCTACGCTCCGAGGGACCGTGACATCGCCAGGCCCCGTCGACGTGACTAATGCGGACAAGCTGGCGACTTGACTAAAATAACGGCTGCTGAACAAACACTCTTCGGCTACCTGCGAGGAGGCTGGCGAACATGAACCTACAAAGAATTGCGATCAGCCCCGGGGACGGGCGCTCCGTTTCACTCGGCGGGATGGAAGTCGTTTTCAAAGTTTCAGGAGCAGACACCGGAGGTGCCTTCGCGATCGTCGAGCACCCCATCGATCCAGGGCGCCTGGTGCTACCACACGTCCACGTGCGTGAGGACGAATATTCTTACGTACTACAAGGCACGATCGGTGCCCGAGTCGGCGATCAGGAAGTCATTGCGGGACCCGGCAGTTATCTCTTCAAGCCGCGGGGGTTCATGCACACATTCTGGAACGCCGGTCCTGAGCCGGCGCGACTGCTTGAGATCATCTCGCCAGCAGGCTTTGAACGCTATTTCGCCGAACTTGCAGAGGCAGGAGACCCAGACGTCAGACAAGAATTGGCAATAAAGTATGCTGTGACCTACTCGTCCGATTGGGTCGAGGAACTTGCATCCCGATACAAACTGAGATTACTGGGGGATTGATCGAAAAACGTCTCTAGGTGTTGGGTCGGCGTACGCTTCCCGCGTAGCCCGACGTCCCGGCTCTGGCTGCGACCAGCCGCTGAGACCGTTTTACTTCTAAGCCCTCTCCGCAAGTGCCGGCGCAATCACCAGCGGCCGAAATGCGCGCCGCCATCGACGTACAGGGCGTGACCCGTGACCGTCGCGGCGTCGTTCAATTACATGACCGCATCCGTGATATCGTTGAGGGTCAAAACCCGTCCCATTGGCTACAAGCTTTCGCCTCATCGAATTTGCTCTGGCTCGACGTGAACGCAGCCACATCGCAGCCGTACGCGGCTGCGAATTACACAGCCATTTGCCCCAGCCACCGATGCTGATAATGCCCACCCGGGCGGTCGGCTTGACGAACGTTTCGAGTGGGGCGAAGACAGTGATGCCCTCGCACAGCAGTGGCCCGGCTTCGGCAAAGTTCAGCATTTT
This genomic interval carries:
- a CDS encoding cupin domain-containing protein; protein product: MNLQRIAISPGDGRSVSLGGMEVVFKVSGADTGGAFAIVEHPIDPGRLVLPHVHVREDEYSYVLQGTIGARVGDQEVIAGPGSYLFKPRGFMHTFWNAGPEPARLLEIISPAGFERYFAELAEAGDPDVRQELAIKYAVTYSSDWVEELASRYKLRLLGD